In a single window of the Flavivirga spongiicola genome:
- the aspA gene encoding aspartate ammonia-lyase, with product MKTRKEIDLLGELEIGNDFYYGIHTQRAMNNFQISNSKISDFPIFVKGLVITKKACAAANKEIGSIPSEKADMIIQACDEILDNLEKYTKYFPSDVFQGGAGTSVNMNANEVIANVGLELNGHDKGNYDVLHPNDHVNKSQSTNDAYPTGFRVAVYYYINHLLEKINILTTHLDKKAAEFEKVIKMGRTQLQDAVPMSLGDEFSAWSTNLKEEIKNLKHARDLILEVNLGATAIGTGVNAPKGFTELSIGYLQQYTKASFVKAENLIEATSDTGAYVMISGALKRTGVKLSKICNDLRLLSSGPRCGLNEINLPEMQAGSSIMPAKVNPVIPEVVNQVCFKIIGNDVTISFAAEAGQLQLNVMEPVLAQCLFESVELLSNACVTLAEKCIAGITANAEHTKQMVFNSVGIITFLNPYIGHHMGDLIGKEAVATGKNIRELVLEKELLSEDELDKILSVDNLMHPKYTAALHK from the coding sequence ATGAAGACAAGAAAAGAAATTGACTTACTAGGTGAGTTAGAAATAGGAAACGATTTTTATTATGGTATTCATACACAAAGAGCCATGAATAATTTTCAAATATCAAATTCAAAAATTAGTGACTTCCCCATTTTCGTAAAAGGTTTGGTTATTACTAAAAAGGCATGTGCGGCAGCAAATAAAGAAATCGGCAGCATTCCTTCAGAAAAAGCAGATATGATTATTCAAGCTTGCGATGAAATACTTGATAATTTGGAAAAGTATACTAAATATTTTCCTTCAGATGTATTTCAAGGCGGTGCAGGAACCTCTGTAAATATGAATGCCAATGAGGTTATTGCCAATGTCGGACTTGAACTTAATGGTCATGATAAAGGGAATTATGATGTTTTGCACCCTAACGATCATGTCAATAAATCACAGTCAACCAATGATGCATATCCTACAGGCTTTAGAGTAGCTGTGTATTATTATATCAATCACTTATTAGAAAAAATAAATATCCTTACCACACATTTAGATAAAAAGGCAGCTGAATTTGAAAAGGTAATTAAAATGGGGAGAACGCAATTACAAGATGCTGTTCCTATGTCTTTGGGTGATGAATTTTCTGCGTGGTCAACGAATTTAAAAGAAGAGATCAAAAATTTAAAGCATGCAAGAGATTTAATTCTTGAAGTAAATTTAGGAGCTACTGCTATAGGTACTGGTGTAAACGCACCAAAAGGGTTCACAGAACTATCTATTGGTTATTTACAGCAATACACCAAAGCAAGTTTTGTAAAAGCAGAAAATTTAATTGAGGCAACATCAGATACCGGAGCATACGTTATGATCTCCGGAGCTTTAAAGCGTACAGGTGTTAAACTCTCTAAAATATGTAACGATTTAAGATTATTGTCTTCTGGTCCTCGTTGTGGTTTAAATGAAATCAATTTACCTGAAATGCAAGCTGGTTCATCCATTATGCCTGCAAAAGTAAACCCAGTAATTCCTGAAGTGGTGAATCAAGTATGTTTCAAAATTATAGGCAATGATGTTACGATATCATTTGCTGCTGAAGCCGGACAATTACAATTAAATGTGATGGAACCTGTTTTAGCACAGTGTCTCTTTGAATCGGTTGAGTTATTATCTAATGCTTGTGTTACACTCGCAGAAAAATGTATTGCTGGCATAACAGCAAATGCAGAACACACGAAACAAATGGTATTCAATTCTGTTGGAATCATCACCTTCTTAAACCCGTATATAGGACATCATATGGGAGATCTCATTGGAAAAGAAGCGGTGGCAACTGGTAAAAATATTAGAGAGTTGGTTTTAGAAAAAGAGTTACTCTCTGAAGACGAATTAGATAAAATTCTCAGTGTAGATAATTTAATGCATCCTAAATACACAGCTGCATTGCATAAATAG
- a CDS encoding anaerobic C4-dicarboxylate transporter: MIWIELLVVLFFIFLGSKMGGIGIGYAGGAGVVVLTLIFGLEAGNVPVDVILIIMAVISAIAAMQKAGGLDYLVHLSEKILRKNPKRVTFIAPTVTYWMTLLAGTGHTAYAALPVITEVAKEGGVRPSKPLSISVVASQIAITASPISAAVVIFASFLEPLGVSYLQLLAIAIPSTILACLVGAIVANRLGKPLADDPEYQRRLSAGLIKLKGNEEHKDSKEAKWSVGIFLVAIILIVTYASLISKKVGLIENPTIGRNEAIMAVMLLAATVIALVCKIKISDVTSMSTFKSGMSAAICVLGVAWLGDTFVSNHIVEIKEAAGGVLNEYSWMLAVVLFFASMLLYSQAATTTALMPAALALGVSPIAAIASFAAVSALFVLPTYPTLLAAVEMDDTGTTKIGKYVFNHSFIIPGTVTIAASVIFGFLFGGLIL, translated from the coding sequence ATGATCTGGATTGAATTACTCGTTGTTCTCTTTTTTATTTTCCTAGGCTCTAAAATGGGTGGCATTGGCATTGGATATGCAGGTGGTGCTGGTGTTGTTGTGCTTACCTTAATTTTTGGATTAGAAGCAGGTAATGTACCTGTAGATGTTATTTTAATTATTATGGCCGTAATTTCTGCTATAGCTGCCATGCAAAAAGCTGGAGGTTTAGACTATTTAGTACACTTATCTGAAAAGATTTTAAGAAAAAACCCAAAACGTGTCACTTTTATAGCGCCTACAGTAACCTATTGGATGACTCTTTTAGCAGGGACTGGGCATACCGCTTATGCAGCCCTTCCCGTTATTACCGAAGTTGCTAAAGAAGGTGGTGTTAGACCTTCCAAGCCCTTAAGTATTTCTGTTGTTGCTTCTCAAATAGCGATCACAGCATCTCCAATATCGGCTGCAGTGGTCATTTTTGCAAGCTTTTTAGAACCTCTAGGAGTGTCGTATTTACAATTATTAGCCATAGCAATCCCATCTACTATTTTGGCTTGTTTGGTTGGTGCTATTGTTGCTAATAGACTTGGTAAACCACTGGCAGATGACCCAGAATACCAACGTCGTTTATCAGCAGGTCTAATAAAACTTAAAGGTAATGAAGAACACAAAGACTCAAAAGAGGCCAAATGGTCCGTTGGAATTTTTCTTGTAGCTATCATATTAATTGTAACCTATGCTAGTTTAATTTCCAAAAAAGTAGGTCTTATTGAGAATCCTACCATTGGTAGAAACGAAGCTATTATGGCAGTCATGCTATTAGCAGCTACTGTAATTGCTCTGGTTTGTAAGATAAAAATCAGTGATGTTACCAGCATGTCTACTTTTAAATCTGGTATGAGTGCTGCTATTTGTGTTTTAGGTGTCGCTTGGTTAGGAGATACTTTTGTAAGCAATCATATTGTAGAAATTAAAGAAGCTGCAGGAGGTGTTTTAAATGAATATTCCTGGATGTTAGCTGTTGTATTATTCTTCGCAAGTATGTTATTGTACTCACAAGCTGCAACCACGACTGCTTTAATGCCAGCAGCATTAGCTCTTGGTGTAAGCCCTATAGCTGCTATTGCATCTTTTGCTGCTGTTAGTGCATTATTTGTACTGCCAACTTACCCAACCTTATTAGCCGCAGTAGAAATGGACGATACAGGAACTACAAAGATTGGCAAATATGTATTTAACCACTCTTTTATTATACCGGGAACAGTAACCATAGCTGCAAGTGTCATCTTCGGATTTCTATTTGGAGGCCTCATATTATAA
- a CDS encoding DUF4251 domain-containing protein: MKNIILTIGLFLFTLGITGQTKSQKKIEKEIKYTETYSKTKTVINSKTFVFEPNWVNPMGGGNININSDGYYLKIYNDSIDVDLPYFGRVYSSINFGKGGGIEIKGIIKDYVVSHNDKKRKSIIELSTKNNSEYFDITITIFRSGSSTLTITGRDRNSISYSGNIIKPNGELI; the protein is encoded by the coding sequence ATGAAAAATATAATTTTAACAATAGGCTTATTTCTGTTCACATTAGGCATAACAGGGCAAACAAAATCTCAAAAAAAAATAGAGAAGGAAATAAAATATACGGAAACATATTCAAAGACTAAAACGGTAATCAATTCCAAAACATTTGTTTTTGAACCAAATTGGGTAAATCCAATGGGTGGCGGCAATATTAATATAAATAGCGATGGCTATTATTTAAAAATTTATAATGATTCTATTGATGTTGATCTACCCTATTTTGGACGTGTTTATTCATCTATAAATTTTGGCAAAGGTGGCGGCATCGAAATAAAAGGCATCATCAAAGATTACGTAGTAAGCCACAATGACAAGAAAAGAAAATCAATCATAGAGTTATCCACTAAAAATAATTCAGAATATTTTGATATTACGATAACCATTTTCAGAAGTGGAAGTTCTACACTAACTATTACCGGCAGAGATAGAAATAGTATTAGTTATAGTGGTAACATCATAAAACCTAATGGAGAATTAATTTGA
- a CDS encoding adenylate/guanylate cyclase domain-containing protein translates to MKPRHYKILRDYIIGWLIASLVWQLLRGSQDVNIPYMEDSFSNILFLFIIAWITQGLLYGVLHIFLENLVRRRIPLSKLLAFALILQIISAIGFYVFIFYLFIKVEIFVDVAFKISEFIQLPVIWVSFIYTVLVNFFISLFLNINLMLGEGNLIKFISGKFYTPKEKELIFMFLDLRSSTSIAEKLGHTKYSKLLQDCFYDLAIVHKYKASIYQYVGDEAVLTWSYKEGLKGSKSIKAFYAFKDQIKKRASYYMKAYGMVPEFKAGMNCGIVTVAEVGEYKREIAYHGDTINTASRIQDQCNRLEVDLLISERLLKLLKITPWAISKLEGKVLLKGKHGTVNIYSLKLNKRTI, encoded by the coding sequence TTGAAGCCCAGACATTACAAGATACTTAGAGATTATATTATCGGTTGGTTAATTGCAAGTCTTGTCTGGCAACTACTTCGGGGGTCTCAGGATGTGAATATTCCTTATATGGAGGATTCTTTCTCCAACATACTTTTTCTATTCATTATAGCATGGATCACTCAAGGGTTACTTTATGGTGTACTCCATATTTTTCTTGAAAACTTAGTTAGAAGGCGTATTCCATTATCCAAGTTATTAGCTTTTGCGCTTATACTACAAATTATATCCGCCATTGGGTTTTATGTATTTATATTTTATTTGTTTATTAAGGTTGAAATATTTGTAGACGTTGCTTTTAAAATATCGGAGTTTATACAATTACCTGTTATTTGGGTAAGCTTTATCTATACTGTATTGGTCAATTTCTTTATAAGTCTTTTTCTCAATATTAATTTAATGTTAGGTGAAGGAAACTTGATTAAATTCATTTCAGGAAAATTCTATACTCCAAAAGAAAAGGAGCTTATTTTTATGTTTTTAGATCTTAGAAGTTCTACCTCAATTGCTGAAAAATTAGGGCATACAAAATACAGCAAGCTCCTTCAAGACTGTTTTTATGATTTGGCTATAGTTCATAAATATAAAGCTTCTATTTACCAATATGTAGGAGATGAAGCTGTTTTAACCTGGTCTTATAAAGAAGGGCTTAAAGGCTCTAAAAGTATAAAAGCTTTTTATGCTTTTAAAGACCAAATTAAAAAGAGAGCAAGCTATTATATGAAAGCATATGGTATGGTACCTGAATTTAAAGCAGGTATGAATTGTGGTATCGTAACTGTTGCAGAAGTTGGAGAATATAAACGTGAGATTGCCTATCATGGAGATACTATAAATACTGCTTCAAGAATTCAAGATCAATGTAATCGTCTGGAAGTAGATCTACTTATCTCTGAAAGACTCCTAAAGCTTTTAAAAATTACCCCTTGGGCAATATCTAAACTAGAAGGCAAAGTACTCTTAAAAGGGAAACATGGCACCGTAAACATATATTCTTTAAAACTTAATAAGCGTACCATTTAA
- a CDS encoding LytR/AlgR family response regulator transcription factor translates to MKVVIIEDELAASEQLTYLIHKIDSSIEILTVLDSVKSAVAYFNKPNEAVLVFMDIHLADGLSFEIFEKTNITIPIIFTTAYDQYALKAFKVNSLDYLLKPINEEELSIAIKKFSARPQTRTVSYDNIQQLVQFMQSNSPVFKTTFLVHQRDELIPVKAEDIAYFHIELSIVTATTFKNQSFVIDKKLEDLEKELDPYNFHRANRQFIINRNAIKSIKFYFNGKLIINVNPPSKERITISKAKSSEIKTWVNN, encoded by the coding sequence ATGAAAGTAGTTATTATAGAAGATGAATTGGCTGCAAGTGAGCAACTCACTTATCTCATACACAAAATTGATTCAAGTATTGAAATATTGACTGTACTAGATTCTGTAAAATCAGCAGTAGCGTATTTTAATAAACCGAATGAAGCTGTTCTTGTGTTTATGGATATACATTTAGCCGATGGCCTGTCATTTGAGATTTTTGAAAAAACGAACATTACGATCCCAATAATTTTCACAACAGCTTATGATCAATACGCTCTTAAAGCATTTAAAGTTAATAGTTTAGACTATTTATTAAAACCAATCAATGAAGAGGAATTAAGTATTGCCATCAAGAAGTTTAGCGCAAGACCCCAAACGCGTACAGTATCTTATGACAACATTCAGCAATTGGTTCAATTCATGCAATCAAACAGTCCCGTTTTTAAAACGACATTTTTAGTACATCAAAGGGATGAATTGATTCCAGTCAAAGCAGAAGATATCGCTTATTTCCATATAGAACTTAGTATTGTAACCGCTACAACATTTAAAAATCAATCATTTGTCATAGATAAAAAACTGGAAGATTTAGAAAAAGAGCTAGATCCTTATAACTTTCATAGGGCGAATAGGCAGTTTATAATCAATAGAAATGCTATAAAGAGCATCAAATTCTACTTTAACGGAAAGCTGATTATCAATGTTAATCCGCCATCTAAAGAGCGCATTACAATAAGTAAAGCGAAATCATCAGAAATAAAAACATGGGTAAATAATTGA
- a CDS encoding sensor histidine kinase: MIFINKTITILTTTFIKQKVLLCIALIISILLTLPRILIIFGIVDDLSTAFTPASIKDILFRFLWFTLFSWLLLEFNANTKYFYSKFQSVLRGLTTVIINIALYLALLHLFLFLYPRLVGESMVSEEQGLTYFIYFVVAIIAIFIARILRYQLSLKEKLIEQEALKQQSLQNELMALKNQVNPHFLFNSLNSLSALVKENNDATSFINKLSYLYRYILQSSERDLVTLEEELEFLKSYIYLIKVRYRSRFSINYNLDESLLKKKVPILALQLLVENAVKHNEISEEHPLEVNIYSEDGFIVIENKIRPRKTLSSGTGNGLANLNKRYYALKKKHISISNTNNIFKVKLSVN; this comes from the coding sequence ATGATCTTCATTAATAAAACGATAACAATTTTGACAACCACATTTATAAAGCAAAAGGTCTTACTGTGTATTGCATTAATCATATCAATACTCTTAACTTTACCTAGAATCTTGATTATATTTGGTATAGTAGATGACTTATCGACAGCTTTCACTCCTGCTTCTATAAAAGATATCCTATTTCGATTTTTATGGTTTACTCTTTTTTCCTGGTTGTTATTAGAGTTTAATGCGAATACTAAATATTTCTATTCAAAATTTCAAAGTGTTCTAAGAGGGTTAACAACCGTCATTATAAATATAGCTTTATACTTAGCTTTATTGCATTTATTCCTCTTTTTGTACCCGAGGTTAGTAGGAGAATCTATGGTATCAGAAGAACAAGGGCTAACCTACTTCATATATTTTGTAGTTGCCATAATAGCCATATTTATTGCTAGAATTTTAAGATACCAATTAAGCCTTAAAGAAAAATTAATTGAGCAAGAAGCTTTAAAACAGCAAAGTTTACAAAATGAATTAATGGCTCTTAAAAATCAAGTTAATCCTCACTTTCTTTTTAACTCTCTAAATTCATTGAGTGCACTGGTAAAAGAAAACAACGATGCTACTAGTTTTATTAATAAGTTGTCTTACTTGTACCGCTATATACTACAAAGTAGTGAACGGGACTTGGTAACCCTTGAAGAGGAACTTGAGTTTTTAAAAAGCTACATATATTTAATAAAAGTAAGATACCGGAGTAGGTTCAGCATAAACTACAACCTGGATGAATCCTTATTAAAAAAGAAAGTTCCTATTTTAGCTTTACAGCTACTGGTTGAAAACGCGGTTAAGCATAACGAAATATCTGAAGAGCACCCCCTTGAAGTAAATATATATTCTGAGGATGGCTTTATTGTCATAGAAAATAAAATTAGACCAAGAAAAACGTTATCCTCTGGTACCGGTAATGGGTTAGCAAATTTAAATAAACGTTACTATGCGCTCAAAAAGAAACATATTTCTATAAGCAATACCAACAATATTTTTAAGGTAAAGTTATCAGTAAATTAG
- a CDS encoding GNAT family N-acetyltransferase → MEIVIANKSHTKYAEIICETIAESAKVRGTGIAKRTPEYISGKMKNSNAVIAIDGDVFAGFCYIELWGHGKFVANSGLIVHPDYRGKGLAKKIKHKVFEHSRTKFPDAKVFSITTGLAVMKLNSDLGYKPVTFSELTDDQTFWDGCSTCQNYDVLTRTNRKMCLCTGMLYDAKTKEKKGSKKIKEKVFKRLKHIKETMFLKKDKK, encoded by the coding sequence ATGGAGATTGTAATTGCCAATAAATCACATACCAAATACGCAGAAATTATTTGCGAAACCATTGCAGAATCAGCAAAGGTTAGAGGTACAGGTATTGCCAAACGTACACCTGAATATATTTCAGGAAAAATGAAAAATAGTAATGCTGTTATCGCTATAGATGGCGACGTATTTGCAGGGTTTTGTTATATAGAACTGTGGGGTCATGGAAAGTTTGTAGCTAATTCAGGTTTAATTGTACATCCTGATTATAGAGGGAAAGGGCTTGCTAAAAAAATAAAACATAAAGTATTTGAACATTCAAGAACTAAGTTTCCAGATGCTAAAGTATTTAGTATTACAACGGGTTTAGCTGTTATGAAATTGAATAGTGATTTAGGATATAAACCAGTGACGTTTTCAGAGTTAACAGACGACCAGACATTTTGGGACGGTTGTTCAACCTGTCAGAATTATGACGTTTTAACGCGTACCAACCGTAAAATGTGTTTGTGTACAGGTATGTTATATGATGCCAAGACAAAAGAAAAAAAAGGATCAAAAAAAATAAAAGAAAAGGTTTTTAAAAGATTGAAACATATTAAAGAAACCATGTTTTTAAAAAAGGATAAAAAATAG